In one window of Acanthopagrus latus isolate v.2019 chromosome 15, fAcaLat1.1, whole genome shotgun sequence DNA:
- the LOC119033139 gene encoding uncharacterized protein LOC119033139 has product MKATFIYRHSLVNDEKRAADIFSVFPRFLDTPGLIEQDFRLLFGELTANKFLEKWPTSLRAKVITESHGLVPSTELLDLMRNAESTVVVENGWDSDMSAILLLLHLLPPSAQGRKRPGKMSASQAVGHLIKFIKAGTSVQQHLNNISQSSQPYLLAQGPTRSSIHTYFIVIDKCALPCKATGSVAALDELFKAHYIFGTSYSPSLANFFTFLQTTVYNIDVGETKETPRVAELRARMMH; this is encoded by the exons ATGAAAGCTACCTTCATTTATCGTCATTCACTGGTCAATGATGAAAAGAGAGCAGCAGATATCTTCTCAGTCTTCCCACGGTTTCTCGATACACCAGGACTG ATAGAACAAGATTTCAGACTGCTGTTTGGTGAACTGACGGCAAACAAATTTTTGGAAAAGTGGCCCACCAGTCTCAGAGCAAAAGTAATCACAGAAAGCCATGGACTTGTACCGAGCACAGAGCTCCTAGATTTGATGAGGAATGCTGAGTCAACTGTTGTGGTTGAGAATG GTTGGGACAGTGATATGTCCGCCATCTTGCTGCTTCTTCATCTCTTGCCACCATCTGCCCAGGGTAGGAAGAGGCCAGGGAAGATGTCTGCAAGTCAGGCTGTGGGACACCTCATCAAATTCATAAAA GCTGGAACCAGTGTACAGCAGCATCTCAACAACATCAGCCAAAGCAGCCAGCCTTACCTCCTTGCTCAGGGGCCTACGAGAAGCAGCATCCACACCTACTTTATTGTCATCGACAAGTGTGCACTACCATGTAAGGCAACAGGTTCAGTGGCAGCCCTTGACGAACTCTTTAAGGCCCACTACATCTTTGGTACCTCGTACAGTCCTTCCCTTGCcaactttttcacttttctgcAAACAACTGTCTACAACATTGATGTTGGGGAAACAAAGGAAACTCCCAGAGTTGCCGAATTGCGAGCAAGAATGATGCATTAG